From the genome of Desulfovibrio aminophilus:
CGAACACATCGTGAGCAGCATCGTGGAGTTGAGCCGCACGCTCGGCTTCCTCACCGTGGTGGAGGGTGTGGAGACGCCGGAGCAGGTGGAACGTTTCCGAACACTCGGCTGCTCCCTCTTCCAAGGATATCTCTTCAGCGCTCCGGTCTCCGGCGAAGATTGTCTGGCGTTTTTCAAAAAAAGGTCGGCAGCTCGCTCCTCCTCATCCCGCCAAACTCCTCTCCTCCGGCCCGCTGGACATGGCTGAAGCGGCGGCTCAGGCCGCGTCGGCACCGCAAGGCCCGCGGCTGGGCTAGCCCTTCCAGGCGATGAGGATGAGCGCGGCCAGGGCCAGGAACGGTCCGAAGGGCACGGCCGTCCTGAGTCCGTCGGCGTCCGGGCGGCGGAGATAGAACACGCCGGCGGCCAGGGCCGTGACCCCGGCCAGGATGAAGAGCAGGGGCAGGGCCAGGGGCCCCGTCAGCGCGCCGATGGAGAGCATGAGCTTCACGTCGCCCAGCCCCAGGCCCTCGACCTTGCGCAGGCGCATGTGCGCGAAGCGCAGAATCCAAAGAAAGGCCGCGCCCGCCAGGGCCCCGATGAGAGGCTCCAGCCAGCCCCGGCCGAGGAGCCAGGCCGCCGCCGGATAGGCCAGGGCCGCCGCCGGAAGGGTCAGGAAGTCGGGCAGCAGGAAGCTGTCCAGGTCGATGAACGCGGCCGTGATGCAGGCCCAGCCGAAGGCCCCGTATACCGCGAAGGCCCAGGACGGGCCGAAGCGCCAGGCCAGAATCCCGAACCACAGGCCGCAGGCCAGTTCGATGAGCAGGTTGCGGACGCCGATGGGCGCGCCGCAGCCCCGGCAGCGGCCGTTCTGGAGCAGGTAGCTGAGCACCGGGATGTTCTCGCCCCAGGTCAGGGTCCGGCCGCAGGAGTCGCAGAAGGAGCGGGCCGGGGAGAGGATCGAGACCTCGGCCAGCCAGCGGTGGGCCACGCAGCCGGCGAAGCTGCCCAGGGCCAGGCCCAGGATCGCGGCCGGAAGGACCAGAAGCCAGTCGCCCCCGGTCATCGCCGCCCCCCCCCATGTCTCTTGAACTGCGCCGTTTTTTGCTGCATGTAGGGGCGGGTATCCCAATTCCCGGGGTCGGGCAAGACCCCTCGCAAGGAGCGCGCGTCCCATGCCCAAGAAACACCGCTTTCTGCCCCACCTGCAGCCCGAACAGATCGCCCGCATCCAGGACGAGGGCCTGCGCTGGACCGTGGCCCACGCGGCCAAGGGCAGTCCATACTACCGCAAGAAGTTCAAGGAGGCCGGAGTCGATCCGGCCGGGATCAGGGGCCTGGACGACCTGCGCGCCCTGCCCTTCACCACGGCCCAGGACCTCCAGGAGGGCTACCCCCTGCCGCTGCTCTCCGTGCCCGAGGAGGAGGTGGTGCGCATCCACGCCTCCAGCGGCACCACGGGCAAGCGCAAGGTCCTGGCCTACACCCAAAACGACATCGAGACCTGGAAGGAGATGTTCGCCCGCTGCTACGAGCTGGCCGGACTGACGCCCAGGGACCGCGTGCAGATCTGCGTGGGCTACGGCCTGTGGACCGCCGGGAGCGGCTTCCAGCTCGGCTGCGAGCACTTCGGGGCCATGGCCGTGCCCGTGGGCCCGGGCATGCTGGACATCCAGCTCCAGATGCTCGTGGACATGCGGACCACCTGCCTCTGCTCCACGGCCTCCATGGCCCTGCTCATGGGTGAGGAGGTGGAGCGCCACGGCCTGCGCGGCAAGCTGGCGCTCAAGCGCTGCATCTTCGGCTCCGAGGCCCACACGCCCAAGATGCGCCGCCAGTTCGAGCGCGCCCTGGGCCTGGAGGCTAGCTTCGACATCTCCGGCATGACCGAACTCTACGGCCCGGGCGCGGGCCTGGAGTGCGAGGCCCGCAACGGCATCCACTACTGGGCCGACCTGTACATCGTGGAGATCCTCGACCCGGCCACGCTCGAACCCGTGGAGCCCGGCAAGGTGGGCGAGATGGTCGTCACCTCCTTGCGCAAGGAGGCCGCCCCACTCGTCCGCTACCGCACCCGCGACCTGACCCGGCTCCTGCCCGGGGCCTGTTCCTGCGGGCTGTGCCTGCCGCGCCACGACCGCATCCAGGGCCGCTCCGACGACATGTTCATCTTCCGGGGCGTGAACGTCTACCCCGGCCAGATCGCGGCGGTGCTGGAGAAATTCCGGGAGTTCTCCTCGGAATACCAGATCTGCCTGCGCCGCAAGGAGGGCCTGGACCACATGAAGGTGCGGCTGGAAAGGCTGCCCGGCGCGGAGGGAGACCCCGACGCCCTGGCCAAGGCCGTGTCCGACGAGATCAGGCGGCAGATACTGGTGCGGGGCGAGGTGGAAGTCCTGGTCCCCGGCGCGCTGCCGCGCAGCTTCTCCAAGACCAAGCGGGTCGTCGACGACCGGGACAAGGAGTAGCGCCGCCCCGGCGCGCCCGAAACACCCCGGCGAGGAGGCAGCCGTGCCCACGCTCTCCCGGCGCGCCGAGCGCCATGTGGTCATCGACCGCCGCCCGGGCCACTATCTCTGCTTCCCGGACGTCTGCCGCGCGGACGACGGCCGCCTGCTCGTGGCCTACAACGAATTCGACCGGCACGTAGGCACGCGCCGCCGCCTGCTCCTGCGGGAGAGCGCCGACCACGGCCGCTCCTGGTCCGAGCCGCGCATCCTGCGGGCGGAAAACGGCCACTGCCCGCGCTTCTCCCGGCTCTCCTCCGGCCAGATGACCCTCTCCGACGACGCGGGCTCGCTCCTGTTCTGGAGCGCGAACCAGGGCCGCGACTGGTGCTCCCAGCACATGGCCGGGGTGTCCCACGGCCTGCTGGACCGCATCCTGGAGCTGGGCGCCGACACCCTCCTGCTCACGGGCCACGCGGCGCGCGGCGGCGTCGCCCTGCCCGCGACGCGCCAGCCGCTCATCGAGCAGATGGTCTACCGCTCCACCAACCGAGGCCAGACCTGGGCGCCCTGGACGGTCCTGGCCCGCGACCCGAACCTCATGCTCTGCGAGGCGAGCATGGTCCGCCTGCCAGACGGGACCATCCTGGCGCTCATGCGCGAGAACAGCTTCGTCTACGAGCCCATGTACGCCTGCGTTTCGACGGACGACGGGGACACCTGGTCCGAGCCCCGGCCCACGCCGCTCATCGGCCACCGGCCCACCCTGGGGCTGACCTCCGGCGGTGGATTGCTGGCCACCTACCGCAACCTGGGACCGGACGGCGGTACGGCGGCCTGGCTGGGGAGCGTCGAGGAGCTCTGCTCGGACTTCATGGTCCACGGCCTGGCCCCCTCGCCCGGCAACCCCGCGCTCACGGAGGACGGCCTGCTCATCCGCAACGCAAACGGCCCCGAGGCCCCGGCGCGCTATGCCCTGCGGCCCATCACCGATCCGCAACGGGCCGTGGCCGAGCTGGAGGCGCGGGTGCTCTGCCGGGCCGCGGAGACGAACGGCTGCGGCCTGCGCTTCGGCGTCTGGTGGAAGATCTTTCCGGACCGCATCGTGGCCGAACTGCCCGACGCCGAACCGGTGCGCCTGCGCCGGGGCCGGTTCCAGAACATCCGGCTGGTCTACGCCGGGGGCGTGGTCTCCCTGTTCGTCAACGGCAGGCCGCGCCAGGAGATTTCCGTGGACGCCCGCGCGGCGGACACCCGGCCCATGGTCTTCGGCACGCGCCACGCCTCGGAAGAGAACGGCGGGGAACACGTCTGGCAAAGCCTGCGGCTGCGCATCACGGAGCCGCGCTACGACCGGACCTACCGCTGGGATTGGAACGCCGGGCAGGGGCTGCCCGACGCCCAAGCCCGGGCCCGGGTGCTGGAGCTGGCCAACGACCGCAAGGCCAGCCCCCCGGACTACGGCTACTCCGGCTGGTGCGAGCTGCCCGACGGACGCTTCTTCTGCGTCTTCCACCACGGCGGCGGGGACTCCCCGGACTACCGGCCCGGGTTCAGCTCGCACGTGCGCGGCTGTTGGTTCGAGGCGTCTGATTTCGATAAATGAGTGCTTGGCGAAAGAGGCCGGCGCGGCTATGATGCGTCACCTCACGCCCGCACAGACAAGGAGAGTGGAATGGAATTCGAGAGCGCCAAACAGGGCAAGGCCGTGGTGATCAAGGCCAAGGGACGCATGGACGCGGCCTCGGCCCCGGAGTTCGAGGCCGAATGCGGCCGGTTCATCGACCAGGGCGAGACGCTTCTGGCCGTGGACCTGGGCGGCGTGGACTACCTGAGCAGCGCCGGGCTGCGCAGCATCCTGGCCGCAGCCAAGCGGCTCAAGGCCCGCCAGGGCGAAATCCGCTTCTGCGGCCTCTCCGGCATGGTCCAGGAAGTCTTCTCGGTTTCCGGCTTCTCGTCCATGTTCCAGGTCCGCCCGAGCCTGAACGACCTGCTCGGCGACTGACCTCCCCGCCTACCGCCGGGGGCAGTCCCGGCAGATGGTCGCGTCGGCCGTCGCCTTGAGCGCGGCGGCCACGACCGCGTCCATCTCCTCCACGGGCACGGCCCCGGCCACCAGCACCCCGTTGATCAGGAACGAGGGCGTTCCATCCACGTTGAAGGAACCGGCTTCCTGCACGTCGCGGGCGATGCGGTCGGCCACCCGGCGGTCCTTGCGGTCGCGGGCCACCCGGGCGGGGTCGGCCCCGATCTCGCGCAACAGGGCCTTGAGCGCGTCCTCGCCGCCCGACTCCAGCTTCCCCCCCTCGGCGAAGGCCCGGTCGTGGAAGGTCCAGGCCAGGGCTTCGTCCCGCAGGGCCAGGGCCTCGAAGGTCTCGGCCAGTTCCATGGACATGGGGTGCAGGGGCAGATGCTTGAAGAAGAAACGGATGTCGCGCGGCCGCTTCTCCAGCAGCCGGCGGATGTTCGCCGCTCCCCGGGCGCAGTAGGGGCAGAGGAAGTCCGAGTAGGCCACGATGGTCACGGGCGCGTCGGGCGCGCCGAGCATGGGCCGGTCCGCGTCGATGGCGGGCTTCAGGGGATTGGCCAGGGCCTTGGCGTAGCGCTCGGCCTGCTCCTGGGAATGGCGTTCCCGGGCGGCCTGCTCCACGGCCCGCAGCACGTCCTCGTGGTGCTCCCGCACCACGTCCAGGACCAGGTCGGGATTCTCCCGCAGGGTCTTGCGGATCTCCTCGCGCAGGGAATCCCGCGCCACGGGGGACTTGGCCGCGCACCCGGCCAGCACCACGGCGGCCACGACCAGAACAAGCCAGCGACGAAGCATGCGCCCTCCTTCCGGGACCCCTCCCGACACGCGCGCGGGAGGCGATCCGTGCCCCCTCCTATCCTTTCCCGGCCCCGCAGCCAAGCCCCCCAGGGGTTCCTTGCGCCGGGAATCCTTCCTATACTATATACCAGGAACCAGGAAAAAGGATCGGATCATGGAGCGTTTCTTCACGCTGCGCTACGCCGCCCTGCTGGGCCTGCTCGCCCTCCTGGCCGCGCTGGCCTTCTGGAACATCCGCACGCTCTCGGCCCTGCACCAGGAGTCGGTCTACTTCATCGACCTCTCGGCCAGGCAGATGGCCCTGGCCCAGCGCCTGGCCGCCGACGCCGCGCGCCTGGACCTGGCCGACCCGGAGCAGCGGGCCCAGCTGGCCGAGACCCTGCGCAAGAACGCCGAGTTCATGGCCAACAGCCACGAGATGCTCACCGGCGAGGCCACCCGGCTGCCGGACCTCTACCGCGCCTCCGAGGCCCTGCGCACCGTCTACTACAAGCCGCCCTTCTTCCTGGACCAGCAGGTGCGGCGCTACCTCCAGACCGTCCGGGAACTGCTGGACGAACCCGACCCGGCGCGCCGCGCGGCGCTGCGCGACTCCCTGCTCCTGGCCGCCCGCGAGCACCTGCCCGAGGGCCTGCGCCAGGCCGCCAGGCTCTACCGCGACGAGGCCCACGAACGGGCCGCCTTCCTGCGCGGCCTCGGCCTGGGCATCCTGGCTCTGACCCTCGGCCTGCTGTTCCTGGACCTGTTCCTCATCTTCCGTCCCCTGTACCGGAAGGTCTCCGACGCGGACAGGAGCCTGAGCGAGATGGCCCGCCGCATGGAGGAGGCCTCCCGCACGGACGGCCTGACCTGCCTGCCCAACCGGGCCTGCATGCGCGAGACCCTGGAGCGCGAGCTGTCGGCCTCCCGGCGCTACGGCAACGCCCTGAGCCTGCTCCTCCTGGACATCGACCACTTCTCCCGCTTCAACACGGTCTACGGCCATGAGAGCGGGGACCGGCTCCTGGCCGAGGTGGCCCTGCTGCTGAAGAACAACCTGCGCCTTACGGACCACGTCTTCCGCTACGAGGGCGAGGCCTTCGCCGTGCTGGCCACCCAGACGCCCCTGGAGGGGGCCCTGGCCCTGGCCGAGAAGTTGCGCCGGGTGATCAAGGGCTGCGCCTTCGGCTCCCAGCCCCTGACCCTCAGCCTGGGCCTCACGGCCTACGCCGCCCAGGACGACGAGGAGAACCTCCTGCGCCGGGCCACCCAGGCCCTGAAGCGGGCCAAGGACAACGGCCGCGACCGCGTCGAAGTGGAGCCGTCGGCCGCATGACCTCCCTGCACTGGATCTTCCTGACCCTGGCCACGGCGGCCGACGTCTGGGCCGCCTGCCACGCCCTGCTCACCCAGCGCGACCCCCGCGCGGCCTGGGGCTGGATCGCGGCCACCCTGCTCCTGCCCGGCCTGGGCCCGGTGTTCTATTTCCTCTTCGGCATCAACCGCATCGAGGCCCGGGGCCGCAAGCTCCGGCGGCGTTCGCCCTTCGACCTCCAGGACCCGGACGGGCGGCTCCGGCCCGCCTGCCCCGTCTCCCGCCTGCCCGACGAGTTGGACGCCCTGGCGGCCCTGACCTACGCCATCACCGGCCGCTCCCTGACCGGCGGCAACTCCGTCGAATTCCTGGAGAACGGCGAGCAGGCCTACCCGCACATGCTCGGGGCCATCGAGCGCGCCCGGGAGCGGGTCTACCTCTCCACCTACATCTTCGAGGCCAACGCCGTGGGCCGACGCTTCATCAAGGCCCTGGAAGAGGCCGCCCGGCGCGGCGTGGACGTGCGCGTGCTGGTGGACGGCGTGGGCGAATGGACCCAGCTGCCCCTGGCCGGAAGCCTGCTCAAGCGGCGCAAGGTGCCCCTGGCCCGCTTCCTGCCGCCCCGACTCCTGCCGCCGAGCATGAACATCAACCTGCGCTGTCACCGCAAGATCCTGGCCGTGGACGGGGAGATCGGCTTCACCGGCGGCATGAACATCGGCGACCGCTACCTGGCGGGCCGCAAATGGCTCAAGACCCGGGTCACGGACACCCACTTCCTCCTGCGCGGGCCCGTGGTGGCCGAGATGGAGGACATCTTCCTCTGGGACTGGGGCTTCGCCACCGGCGAGGACACCGCTCCCCACGACCACGAGGACTACGTCCCGGCGGATTCCACGGTCTGCCGCTGCGTGCTGGACGGGCCCAACGATCCGGGCAACCGCCTGGTGGAGGTCTACTGCGCGGCCATCAGCTCGGCCCGGCGGCGGATACGGATCATGACCCCCTACTTCCTGCCGCCCCGGGAGATCGTCGCCGCCTTGCAGCTGGCCGTGAAGCGCGGGGTGGAGGTCACGGTCATCCTGCCGGAGCGCAACGACACGGCCGTGGTGCACTGGGCCGCGCGGCACGTCCTGCCGCACATCCTGAATCTCGGGGCCCGGGTCTACTACCAGCCGCCGCCCTTCGCCCACACCAAGCACCTGGTCATCGACGAGTCCTACGCCGTGGTCGGCTCGGCCAACCTGGACCCGCGCAGCCTGCGGCTCAACTTCGAGATGGTCCTGGAGCTGTTCGCGCACGAACCGGCACAAAAACTCATTGCGCATTTCGAAAAAATCCGCCATGTGTCGCGCGAACTGACGCCGGCCGACCTGGCCGAAAGGAACCTGCCCGCGCGGCTGCGCGACGCCTTCTGCTGGCTCTTCTCCCCATACCTCTAGGACCGGCCGGGCATTGACAGGACGCGGGAAAGTCTTAGTCTTCAGCAACACGGGCCCCGCCCGCCGAAAACGATGCGCAAGGCACTCACGGCCGTCATCGGCCTCGTCATAACGATCCTCGTCCTGCCCGGGGACGCCCTGGCCTGGGGGCCCGGCGTCCACTTGGCCGTGGGCGGAACCATCCTCGAAAACCTCGGCCTGGTGTCGCCGTTCATCGCCGACATCCTGGCCCGGCACCGCGACCTGTTCCTCTACGGCTCCATCAGCGCCGACATCTTCATCGGCAAGGGCTCGCGCATCCACGACGGCCACAGCCACAACTGGGACACCGGCTTCGCCCTGCTCCACTCGGCCCGCGACCCCGGACTGCGGGCCTACGCCTACGGCTACCTCTCGCATCTGGCCGCCGACACCGTGGCCCACAACTACTACGTGCCGAACATCCTGGCCGCCGCCCCCCAGCGCGGCAAGCTCGGCCACGTCTACCTAGAGATGCAGGCCGACCGCGCCGTGGATTGGAATCCCCGCCGGGCCCGACGCCTGTTCTCCGGCCCGTCCCGCGCCGCCGACGGCATCCTCCTGGACACCCTGCACAAGAACCGCCTGCCCTTCCTGTTCAGGAAGCAGGTCTTCAAGAACAGCCTGCGGGTCTGCGGCCGCAAGACCCTGGGCTCGTCCCTGGACCTCATCCAGCGGACCATGCCCTGGGCCGATTCCTCGGCCTACCTCGCCGACATGCTCGACCTGAGCCTGCGCGTGGTCGTGGACTTCTTCCGCCTGCCCCAGGCGTCCCCGGCCCTGGCCCTGGACCCCATCGGCAGCCGCAACCTGGAGATGGCCCGCCGCCTGTCCCGCAAGCCCGCGTTCCGGCGAAGCGAACTGCCGCTCCGGTTCCAGGTGGACGCCTGCCTGTCCTGCCTGCCGCCCCTGCCCGGAAACGAAAGCACGCGAGTCTGGGGTCTGGCCGCCAACCAGTGACCCGCCCAGGCGGGCAAGGTTCCGCATGCCCGGCGACATGATTCCCCCCCCGGAAAGCGTCGGCCGCCTGGCCGCGCTCGGCCGCTCCTTCCGGCACCGCAACTTCCGGCTCTACATCTTCGGCCAGATGATCTCCCTGGTGGGCACCTGGATGCAGGGCGTGGCCCTGTCCTGGCTCGTCTACCGGCTCACGGGCTCCAGCCTGGACCTCGGACTCCTGGGCTTCACCTCCCAACTGCCCCTGTTCCTCCTGCCCCTGCTGGGCGGGGCCCTGGCGGACCGCCTGAACCGTCGGCGCATCCTGGTGGGCACCCAGACCGCCTCCATGCTCCAGGCCGCAGTCCTGGCCGCGCTGACCCTCACCGGCCGGGTGGAGCTCTGGCAGGTCTACGCCCTGGCCGCGCTCCTCGGCTGCATCAACGCCCTGGACATGCCCACCCGACAGTCCTTCGTCGTGGAGCTGGTCGGCAAGGAGGACCTGCACAACGCCATCGCGCTCAACTCCTCGGTGTTCAACGCCGCGCGCGTGGTCGGCCCCTCCGTGGCGGGCATCCTCGTGGCCCTCATCGGCGAGGGCTGGTGCTTCCTGCTCAACTCCCTGAGCTTCGTGGCGGTCATCATCGGCCTGCTGGCCATCCGCCTGCCCCGCCGCGCCCCGGAGGCCTCCCGGGCCTCGCTGCTGGCCAACGTGCTGGAGGGCTGCCGCTTCGCCTGGAGCACGCCCTTCGTGCGCTCGGCCCTGCTCCTGCTCGGCACGGGCAGCATGCTCGGCGTATCCTACGTCACGCTCATGCCGGTGTTCGCGGGCGAGGTGCTCCACTCCGGCTCGCGGGGCCTGGGCATCCTGCTCGGCTCGGCCGGGCTGGGCTCCCTGGCGGCCGCCCTGACCCTGGCCGCCAGGCGCGGCGGCGCGGGGCTGGAAAAGCTCGTGCTCGGCGCGGCCGGAGGCTTCGGCCTGAGCCTGCTGCTCTTCTCCCTCTCCCGGAACTTCCTGCTCTCGGCCCTGCTCCTGGCCCCGGTGGGCTACTGCATGATCGTCTTCATGGCCGGGACCAACACCCTGCTCCAACTGCGCACGCCCGACGCCCTGCGCGGCCGGGTCATGTCCCTCTTCACCATGATGCTCATCGGCATGGCGCCCTTCGGCTCCCTGCTGGCCGGAACCCTGGCCCACCTGCTGGGCACGCCCCAGGCCGTGGGCCTCTGCGGCACGGCCACCCTGGCCGTGACCGTCATCTTCGGCAAGAACATCCTGCGCCTGAGCGCCTGAACAAGCCCTGAAATGCGGCCTCCCCCGGAGGCGGAAGACGCCGCCGGAGGAGGCCGGGGGGTGGGGAGGGGCGCCGGGGGAGCGGAATGGCGGAGGAGGTTCGCTCCCCTAGCGCAGGGCCAGCCGGACTCTCGTCATGTCCGGGGCCTCGAAGGATGAAAAGAAACGCCGCATGTCCTCCTCCCGGCCTTCCACGAGGACCGGGCCTTCCGACGCATCGGGGACGGACCTTCCGGTCAGCAGCCCGGCCAGGAAACCGCGCCCCAGGCGGGCGACGAAATCCGGGTGCTCGGGACGGCGGGAATGAAATTGGGCCACGCCGCGCCGGATCTCCAGGCCGCATTCCCCGGGAGCGTCCACGAACTCGAAGGCCCCGACCAGATGCGTCTCCAGGGTCCGTTCGGAGGCCAGGCGCGGCCCCAGGGCCTCCACCAGGACCTCGGGCCGCAGGCCGGAGAGTCCGGGTCGCCGCCGGAGGCGTCGCGCTCCAGCCTGCCCTCCAGCTCCAGGGCCGCGGTCATGTACCAGTGGCGGGGCTGGATGGCGGTCTCGGCCTGGCCCACCGCGCGCAGGGCCCGGGCCTTGAGCCGCCGGGACTCCATGTCCAGGATGTTCAGCCGGATGGCCAGGGTGGTCAGCTCGGCCGCCCATTGCGGGTCGCCGCTGTCCAGGGCCTGGCGGGCGGCGGTGAGCACCGCCTCCCGGCCGCCCATGAGGGCCACCAGGCGCGCGGCCGCCAAGGTCGGCGGCGTGGCCCGCAGGGTCGTGGGGTCGCCCAGGAAGAAGCCCAGCTCGCCCTGGTAGATTTCGCGCACATGGTCGGCCACGCTCCCGTAGAACTCGCCCAGCCAGGGGTGTTCCGCCAGGTGCGGCGGCAGCTTGACCAGCCCGGCCAGTTCGTCGGGCGTGTGCCCCCGGTTCATGAACCGCAGGGTCTGGTCGTGGACGTACTGGATGGCGTCGCGGTAGGCGGTGAGGAGCTCGCCCACGGCCTTGCGCCCGGACACCGGCCTGCCGTGGGACGGGGCCAGGTGCTCCGCCGGAAACTCCCGCAGCGCGTCCAGGCTCTTGTACCAGCGGCGCGGGTCGCGGTAGCGCGTGCCCCGGATGGCGTAGAGGTTGGGGAAGCATTCGCCCTGGACCACCTCGGCGCTGCAGAGGACCTTCCAGTCCGGCAGCCAGACCACGATCTCGTCCTCGCACTCGCTGGGCGCCCAGAGCAGGTGCATGCGCACCCCGGCCACGGTGAGGTCCAGGCTCTCCCGGAAGGTCAGCGTGGGGGCCAGATAGGAGGCCCTGCGCACCCGCACGTCCGGGCCGATGCCGCAGTTGATCCGGCCCTCGGGCCCAAGCGGCAGGAAAGCGCCGAAGCAGTATGCATTGCGCAGGGACAGGATGGGCGCTGCCCCGGCGGCCATGGTCAGACTGACGAACTCGGGCAGGCTCTCGTGGGAGACGACCTGGACCTCACCGCTCGCCACATCGCACGGGTCCACGAATCCCCTCGCGCCGCCGATGTGGTCCGGGTGGAAATGCGTGTAGATCAGCGCCTTGACCGGTTTGTCCGTGATCTTGCGGAACTCGGCCAGGATGCTCCGGGCCTTGGTCTCGTCCTCCGTGGCGTCGACGATCACGACCCCGTCGTCGCCCACCAGGAGGATGGAGTTGGCGTCGGCGTACCCGTAGGCCAGAAAGACCCGGTCCGTGACTTGGTAAATCGCGGGCTTCATCTTGCGGGAATGCGCGGTGAGGCCCGGCGGAACCAGGGGGGAGTCCTCATCGTAGACGGGGCAGAACGGGTTGGTCGGCATGCGGCTTCCTCATCGGCAGGCGGGGCGGTCCGCCCCGGGGACAACCGGCGCGGCCCCTGCCGGAGGGCCGCGCCGGAAGGCGCGTCAACGCTCAGTAGACGTTGACGCTGTCGGAATCCTCAAGAATCCCGGCGAGCTCTCCGTCGCCGAGGACGTCCACGCCCTCGAAACCGAACTCGGCGGCGGCGATGCCGCGCTGCTCGGCGCAGGCGCCCAGGCAGGCCAGGCGGCCGTCGTTCTCCTGGAAGGCGGTGATCATGTTGCGCAGATACTCCGGCAGGCGGCCGATCAGGGCGTGGACCCCCTCGCCGAGGAGCACGAGGGTGGTCTCATAGCCGCCGGCCTGCGCGGCGTAGGCGGCGCGCACGCCCAGGGCCATGCGCTCGTCGCCCAGGGCATGCCGGATGATGATGCTCACGGTGCTGATCATATGGTCGTATTCCTCCGCTCTCAGCCGCCCAGGGTGAAGCCCACGTCGGACGTCATCCAGAACTTGGTCAGCGAGGTGCCGACGTTGCCGCGCTGGACGCCGTCCAGGTAGGCGCAGCCCTCGGTTCCCCGGCCGTATTCCGTGGTGTGGCAGGTGTGCAGGACCGCTCCCTTGGCCGCCAGGGCCTCCAGGCGGTCGGCCAGGCGGAAGCCGTCCATGAAGGCGGTCAGGGCGTCGTTCATGCCCCGCTCGCCGGTCCAGGCGACTTCCTTGTTGGCCATGTTGCAGCCGTTGCCGTAGAGGAACACGTTCACGCCGTGCCCCTCGTCCAGGGCCGCCTCGGCGAAGCGGATCATGAAGTCCGCGTTGCCGTTCTCCAGCGCGCCCGAGAGCATGGTGATGGTGATGGTGGACATGGTTTCTCCTACAGGCTCAGGACCTTGCCGTGTTCCAGGACCAAGTCCACGATGTCCGGCATCTCGGCGGTCGCGCAGTGGCCGCCGGGCTCGATGCCGCGCTCAGCCAGGGCCTGGGCCTCGGCATGGACGCCGTCGAAGTTCCACTCCGCCAGCCGCGAGGCCATGGCCTCGCGGGCCAAGTAGACGCCGTCGCCGATGAGCAGCAGCTCCTTGTCCGCGTCGCCCGCCAGGAACGGCACGACGCGCAGGGCTCCCGCCTCGGCCTTGTCCAGAAGAAAGAGCATGCCGACCTCACTTGGCCTCGATGTTGTAGTCGAGCTCCAGGCCGTTCTCCAGGGAGTAGGTCAGGAGCGAACCGCGCAGGAGCACGCCGCGCACGGACTCGAAGGCCGCGCGGTCGGCCTCGGCCACCTCGCTCTCC
Proteins encoded in this window:
- a CDS encoding DsrE family protein, translating into MISTVSIIIRHALGDERMALGVRAAYAAQAGGYETTLVLLGEGVHALIGRLPEYLRNMITAFQENDGRLACLGACAEQRGIAAAEFGFEGVDVLGDGELAGILEDSDSVNVY
- a CDS encoding alkyl/aryl-sulfatase; this encodes MPTNPFCPVYDEDSPLVPPGLTAHSRKMKPAIYQVTDRVFLAYGYADANSILLVGDDGVVIVDATEDETKARSILAEFRKITDKPVKALIYTHFHPDHIGGARGFVDPCDVASGEVQVVSHESLPEFVSLTMAAGAAPILSLRNAYCFGAFLPLGPEGRINCGIGPDVRVRRASYLAPTLTFRESLDLTVAGVRMHLLWAPSECEDEIVVWLPDWKVLCSAEVVQGECFPNLYAIRGTRYRDPRRWYKSLDALREFPAEHLAPSHGRPVSGRKAVGELLTAYRDAIQYVHDQTLRFMNRGHTPDELAGLVKLPPHLAEHPWLGEFYGSVADHVREIYQGELGFFLGDPTTLRATPPTLAAARLVALMGGREAVLTAARQALDSGDPQWAAELTTLAIRLNILDMESRRLKARALRAVGQAETAIQPRHWYMTAALELEGRLERDASGGDPDSPACGPRSWWRPWGRAWPPNGPWRRIWSGPSSSWTLPGNAAWRSGAAWPNFIPAVPSTRISSPAWGAVSWPGC
- a CDS encoding DsrE family protein; its protein translation is MSTITITMLSGALENGNADFMIRFAEAALDEGHGVNVFLYGNGCNMANKEVAWTGERGMNDALTAFMDGFRLADRLEALAAKGAVLHTCHTTEYGRGTEGCAYLDGVQRGNVGTSLTKFWMTSDVGFTLGG
- a CDS encoding zinc dependent phospholipase C family protein, with the protein product MRKALTAVIGLVITILVLPGDALAWGPGVHLAVGGTILENLGLVSPFIADILARHRDLFLYGSISADIFIGKGSRIHDGHSHNWDTGFALLHSARDPGLRAYAYGYLSHLAADTVAHNYYVPNILAAAPQRGKLGHVYLEMQADRAVDWNPRRARRLFSGPSRAADGILLDTLHKNRLPFLFRKQVFKNSLRVCGRKTLGSSLDLIQRTMPWADSSAYLADMLDLSLRVVVDFFRLPQASPALALDPIGSRNLEMARRLSRKPAFRRSELPLRFQVDACLSCLPPLPGNESTRVWGLAANQ
- a CDS encoding MFS transporter, encoding MIPPPESVGRLAALGRSFRHRNFRLYIFGQMISLVGTWMQGVALSWLVYRLTGSSLDLGLLGFTSQLPLFLLPLLGGALADRLNRRRILVGTQTASMLQAAVLAALTLTGRVELWQVYALAALLGCINALDMPTRQSFVVELVGKEDLHNAIALNSSVFNAARVVGPSVAGILVALIGEGWCFLLNSLSFVAVIIGLLAIRLPRRAPEASRASLLANVLEGCRFAWSTPFVRSALLLLGTGSMLGVSYVTLMPVFAGEVLHSGSRGLGILLGSAGLGSLAAALTLAARRGGAGLEKLVLGAAGGFGLSLLLFSLSRNFLLSALLLAPVGYCMIVFMAGTNTLLQLRTPDALRGRVMSLFTMMLIGMAPFGSLLAGTLAHLLGTPQAVGLCGTATLAVTVIFGKNILRLSA